In Anaerobacillus isosaccharinicus, one genomic interval encodes:
- the pth gene encoding aminoacyl-tRNA hydrolase, whose translation MKLIVGLGNPGKKYDETRHNIGFRVIDELSKSFNIPLNQEKFKGVFGFDTINGEKVFLLKPLTYMNLSGESVRPLMDFYKIDIEDVVVVYDDLDLPPGKIRLRQKGGHGGHNGIKSLLAHLGTENFKRIRVGVGRPEAGVAVANYVLSTFRPDERQEMEEAVSQASKACESWLSKDFLNVMNSFN comes from the coding sequence GTGAAGTTAATTGTAGGACTAGGAAACCCAGGGAAAAAATATGATGAGACAAGACATAATATTGGGTTTCGTGTTATTGATGAATTATCTAAAAGCTTTAATATCCCTTTGAATCAAGAGAAGTTTAAAGGTGTATTTGGTTTTGATACAATAAATGGAGAGAAAGTCTTTTTGTTAAAACCGCTTACTTATATGAATTTATCAGGAGAATCCGTTCGGCCCTTAATGGATTTTTATAAAATTGATATTGAAGATGTTGTTGTTGTTTATGACGATTTAGATCTCCCACCTGGAAAGATCCGTTTACGACAAAAGGGTGGTCATGGCGGACACAATGGCATAAAATCATTATTAGCGCATCTAGGTACTGAAAACTTCAAAAGAATTAGAGTAGGCGTAGGAAGGCCAGAAGCAGGTGTTGCCGTTGCCAATTATGTATTGAGTACGTTTAGACCTGATGAAAGGCAAGAGATGGAAGAAGCAGTTTCTCAAGCCTCGAAAGCATGTGAAAGTTGGCTAAGTAAAGATTTTTTAAATGTCATGAATAGTTTTAATTAA
- a CDS encoding anti-sigma-F factor Fin family protein produces MAVHYRCRHCGINVGKIDEQNLDSQKLGFHQLDQSERTEMIQYDESGDMHVSTICEDCQEALDRNPQFHENHTFIQ; encoded by the coding sequence ATGGCAGTTCACTATCGATGTCGCCATTGTGGAATTAATGTTGGGAAAATAGACGAGCAAAACCTAGATAGTCAAAAATTAGGGTTTCATCAGTTAGATCAGAGTGAGCGTACAGAAATGATCCAATATGATGAGAGTGGCGATATGCATGTGAGCACGATTTGTGAGGACTGTCAGGAAGCACTTGATAGAAATCCTCAATTTCATGAAAATCATACATTTATTCAGTAG
- the mfd gene encoding transcription-repair coupling factor → MLGLKRFFLEDDDVRAVLDGIEAELSEQMVSGLTGSARTLLLASVYEQTKRSQIVVTNNLFQAQKLYDDLVGLIGEELVYLYPVNELISSEIAVASPEMRGQRIEALNFLSQEKAGVVITPIAGLRRLLPPKEIWQQCQLKFKVGEEINVEEKLKKLVQAGFQRTEMVSTPGQFSLRGGIIDIYPLTEEMPLRIELFDTEVDSIRFFDVDTQRSQKQLKEIKIGPAQEVILYDEHYERGAHQLKDGLSTSLAKLKDSKAKESMLEKITYEIEMLRRKQSFEGMYKYMSLYYGKVTTLLDYLPTSGVIFIDEISRVQEMGVSLDKEEAEWQTSLLAEGAIIADLKMSKHLDEIISETKKPIVYFSLFLRHVPHTSPKNIINFNCKSMQSFHGQLNLLKNEVDRWAKSNYKIVITASEKDRAKRIEGILEDYKIEAMVVDHSLELVNGCQIVVGQLTGGFELPLQKLIVITEEEIFTKKTKRPKRKQKLSNAERIKNYSELKIGDLVVHINHGIGKYLGIQTLEINGIHKDYMHITYAGNDKLYVPVEQIDQVQKYVGQEDKDPKIYALGGSDWKKVKKKVQSSVEDIADDLIKLYAEREASIGYAFSKDGIEQRELESSFPYEETEDQIRCIEEIKADMERQRPMDRLLCGDVGYGKTEVAIRAAFKAIMDGKQVAFLVPTTILAQQHYETIRERFSEHPINIGLLSRFRTRKEQNETIKGLKSGGIDIVIGTHRLLSKDAIYKDLGLLIIDEEQRFGVTHKEKIKQLKANVDVLTLTATPIPRTLHMSMLGVRDLSVIETPPENRFPVQTYVVEYNEALVREAIERELSRGGQVYFLYNRVEEIAQMADKISMLVPDARVSFAHGKMNETELESVIIDFLEANSDVLVTTTIIETGVDIPNVNTLIVYNADKMGLSQLYQLRGRVGRSNRVAYSYFTYQKDKVLTEVAEKRLQAIKEFTELGSGFKIAMRDLSIRGAGNLLGAQQHGFIASVGFDLYSQMLKEAIEARKGNPEDKVVHQEVEIDLSVDAYIPETYINDSKQKIDMYKRFKAIESKEDIEDLQGEMIDRFGDYPEEVSYLFAISAIKLLARQERVEAITEDNQQCSILLAEDESQRIDGMKLFELISKMGRELSVGTAGQKIKINIKTKNFQPSKYLEVIEEILAKLWTVKKEDE, encoded by the coding sequence TTGTTAGGTTTGAAGCGTTTTTTTTTAGAAGACGATGATGTTAGGGCGGTCTTAGACGGAATCGAAGCTGAGTTAAGTGAGCAGATGGTTTCTGGCTTAACAGGTTCAGCAAGAACATTATTACTAGCTTCTGTATATGAACAAACAAAAAGGTCTCAGATTGTGGTGACGAATAATCTATTTCAAGCCCAAAAGCTATATGATGATCTCGTAGGTTTAATCGGTGAAGAGTTAGTTTATTTATATCCAGTAAATGAGTTGATCTCTTCAGAAATAGCAGTAGCAAGTCCTGAAATGAGAGGACAACGTATTGAGGCTTTAAATTTTTTAAGTCAGGAGAAAGCAGGGGTTGTTATTACGCCGATTGCTGGCTTAAGAAGATTACTACCACCAAAAGAAATTTGGCAACAATGTCAATTAAAGTTTAAAGTAGGGGAAGAAATAAATGTAGAAGAAAAACTTAAGAAGCTTGTTCAAGCGGGATTTCAAAGAACGGAAATGGTTTCTACCCCAGGGCAATTTAGTTTACGGGGGGGAATCATCGATATATACCCACTAACTGAAGAAATGCCATTACGAATTGAGTTATTTGATACAGAGGTTGATTCAATTCGGTTTTTTGACGTGGATACACAAAGATCTCAAAAACAATTAAAAGAAATTAAGATTGGTCCAGCTCAAGAAGTGATTTTATATGATGAGCATTATGAACGAGGAGCACACCAATTAAAAGATGGATTATCTACTAGTTTAGCAAAGCTAAAAGATTCAAAAGCAAAAGAATCAATGCTTGAAAAGATAACCTACGAAATAGAGATGCTTAGAAGAAAGCAATCTTTTGAAGGTATGTATAAATACATGTCTTTGTATTACGGTAAAGTAACAACATTACTGGATTATTTACCTACTAGTGGTGTTATTTTTATTGATGAAATTAGCCGGGTACAGGAAATGGGAGTAAGTCTTGATAAAGAAGAGGCTGAATGGCAAACCTCACTACTTGCAGAAGGAGCAATTATTGCTGACTTAAAAATGTCGAAACATTTAGACGAGATTATTTCAGAAACGAAAAAGCCAATCGTCTACTTCTCATTATTTTTAAGACATGTTCCACATACGAGTCCGAAAAATATTATTAATTTCAATTGTAAATCGATGCAAAGCTTTCACGGGCAGTTAAATTTGTTAAAAAATGAAGTAGACCGGTGGGCAAAGTCGAACTATAAAATTGTCATTACAGCGTCTGAAAAAGATCGGGCGAAACGAATCGAAGGTATATTGGAAGATTATAAGATTGAAGCAATGGTTGTTGATCATTCTTTAGAACTTGTTAACGGTTGTCAAATTGTAGTTGGACAATTAACAGGTGGTTTTGAATTGCCTTTACAAAAGCTCATCGTTATTACAGAAGAAGAGATTTTCACAAAGAAGACAAAGCGACCAAAACGTAAACAAAAGCTCTCTAATGCCGAAAGAATTAAAAATTATTCAGAGTTGAAAATTGGCGATCTAGTTGTTCATATTAATCATGGGATAGGAAAATATTTAGGGATTCAGACGTTAGAGATTAATGGAATTCATAAAGATTATATGCATATTACGTACGCAGGAAACGATAAACTTTATGTTCCAGTTGAACAAATTGACCAAGTACAAAAGTATGTTGGCCAAGAAGATAAAGACCCAAAGATTTATGCATTGGGTGGTAGTGATTGGAAAAAGGTCAAAAAGAAAGTTCAGTCATCTGTTGAAGATATTGCCGATGACTTAATTAAGCTTTATGCCGAAAGAGAAGCTAGCATTGGTTATGCATTTTCAAAGGATGGTATTGAGCAAAGAGAACTTGAATCTTCCTTTCCTTATGAAGAAACAGAAGACCAAATTCGCTGTATTGAAGAAATTAAAGCGGATATGGAAAGACAACGTCCAATGGATCGCTTGCTTTGTGGTGATGTTGGTTATGGTAAAACAGAAGTTGCCATTCGGGCTGCGTTTAAAGCCATTATGGATGGAAAACAAGTAGCCTTTTTGGTTCCGACGACAATTTTAGCTCAACAGCATTACGAGACGATTCGTGAGCGGTTTTCAGAGCATCCGATTAACATCGGACTTTTAAGTCGATTTAGAACTCGTAAGGAACAAAATGAGACGATCAAAGGACTCAAATCCGGTGGCATTGATATAGTCATTGGTACACATCGTCTTTTATCAAAGGATGCCATTTATAAAGACTTAGGTTTATTAATTATTGATGAGGAACAACGTTTTGGGGTGACCCATAAAGAAAAAATAAAGCAATTGAAAGCTAATGTCGATGTTTTAACATTAACAGCAACTCCAATTCCAAGAACATTACATATGTCCATGTTAGGAGTTCGTGATCTTTCTGTTATTGAAACCCCACCTGAAAATAGGTTTCCTGTACAAACATATGTGGTGGAGTACAACGAAGCCCTTGTTCGTGAAGCTATTGAGAGAGAGCTTAGCAGAGGAGGACAGGTATATTTCCTCTATAATAGAGTTGAAGAAATTGCTCAAATGGCCGATAAAATTTCAATGCTCGTTCCAGATGCTCGTGTATCCTTTGCCCACGGGAAAATGAATGAAACAGAACTGGAATCGGTTATTATTGACTTCTTAGAAGCAAATAGTGATGTATTGGTAACAACAACGATTATTGAAACTGGGGTAGATATACCAAATGTAAATACATTAATTGTATATAATGCAGATAAAATGGGCTTGTCCCAACTCTATCAATTAAGAGGACGTGTTGGACGCTCAAATCGTGTAGCTTATTCTTATTTTACTTATCAAAAAGATAAAGTGTTAACAGAAGTAGCAGAAAAACGTCTACAAGCGATTAAAGAGTTTACAGAGCTTGGCTCAGGCTTTAAAATTGCAATGCGCGACTTATCGATCCGGGGTGCAGGAAACTTGTTAGGAGCTCAACAGCATGGCTTTATTGCTTCTGTTGGTTTTGATCTCTACTCTCAAATGCTAAAAGAAGCGATTGAAGCACGTAAAGGCAATCCAGAGGATAAGGTAGTTCACCAAGAAGTCGAAATCGACTTAAGTGTAGATGCATACATTCCAGAAACGTATATCAATGACTCTAAGCAAAAGATCGACATGTATAAGCGCTTTAAGGCAATTGAATCAAAAGAGGATATTGAAGATCTTCAAGGGGAAATGATTGATCGTTTCGGTGATTACCCAGAGGAAGTTTCTTATTTATTTGCTATCTCAGCTATAAAGTTGTTAGCAAGGCAAGAACGTGTAGAAGCGATAACGGAAGATAATCAACAATGTTCAATTCTATTAGCGGAAGACGAGAGTCAACGTATTGACGGGATGAAACTCTTTGAATTAATTAGCAAGATGGGAAGAGAACTTTCTGTAGGAACAGCAGGACAAAAGATAAAAATAAATATTAAAACTAAGAATTTTCAACCTAGCAAGTATTTAGAGGTAATAGAGGAAATTTTAGCTAAATTATGGACCGTTAAAAAGGAAGACGAATAA
- the spoVT gene encoding stage V sporulation protein T, which translates to MKATGIVRRIDDLGRVVIPKEIRRTLRIREGDPLEIFVDRDGEVILKKYSPISELGDFAKEYAEALFESLNHIVLIADRDTYIAVAGGSKKDYANKSIGEIVENAMNERQSLVQTSQGEYNIVGDSTEEVASYVIAPIVANGDPIGAVVMISKSDRTMGDVEQKLSETAAGFLARQME; encoded by the coding sequence ATGAAAGCTACAGGAATTGTACGTCGAATTGATGATTTAGGTCGTGTGGTCATTCCGAAAGAAATTCGCCGAACGCTTCGAATTCGCGAAGGCGATCCTTTAGAAATTTTTGTCGACAGGGATGGGGAAGTCATTTTAAAGAAATACTCTCCAATTTCTGAGTTAGGTGACTTTGCAAAAGAGTATGCAGAGGCCCTTTTTGAAAGTTTAAACCATATTGTTCTTATTGCTGATCGCGATACATATATAGCGGTAGCTGGTGGATCGAAGAAGGATTACGCAAATAAGAGTATTGGTGAAATAGTTGAAAATGCGATGAATGAGCGACAGTCACTCGTTCAAACATCGCAAGGAGAGTATAACATTGTTGGTGACTCAACAGAGGAAGTTGCATCATATGTTATTGCACCAATCGTAGCAAACGGTGATCCAATTGGAGCAGTTGTTATGATCTCTAAGAGTGATCGTACAATGGGTGACGTTGAACAAAAGTTATCAGAAACTGCAGCTGGTTTTTTAGCAAGACAAATGGAGTAG
- a CDS encoding SDR family oxidoreductase translates to MDILIIGGTKFIGIHIVEELLGKGHKVTLFNRGQTNADFFPSVEKIAGDREGDLSMLKGRHWDAVIDTCGYVPRVVRHSATTLASLTDLYVFVSTISVYKDFSIQNIDETAELSVLKDPTTEEVTGESYGPLKVLCEQEVIEAFPGRSLIVRPGLIVGPHDPTDRFTYWPMRIAAGGNVLAPGKKDAQVQFIDARDLATYIVTSVEKKVVGTYNVTGPDELLTLERFLLTCKTALNKETEFTWVDDKFLEENNVGFWMELPLYIPKEKGLSGMLSVNIKKALQTGLSITPLEKTIIDTFQWDQSRQLLETERKAGLSFAKEKEVLTKFKELLNKLES, encoded by the coding sequence ATGGATATTTTAATCATTGGCGGCACAAAATTTATTGGCATCCATATTGTTGAGGAACTGTTAGGGAAAGGGCATAAGGTGACCCTCTTTAATAGAGGGCAAACAAATGCAGATTTTTTCCCATCGGTAGAGAAAATTGCAGGTGATCGCGAAGGTGACCTTTCAATGTTAAAGGGAAGGCACTGGGATGCAGTTATCGATACCTGTGGCTACGTCCCGAGAGTTGTTCGCCATTCTGCTACAACACTCGCCTCATTGACTGACTTGTATGTGTTTGTTTCTACGATTAGTGTTTATAAAGATTTCTCTATACAGAATATAGATGAAACCGCAGAGCTGAGTGTTTTAAAAGATCCAACAACTGAAGAAGTGACAGGGGAATCTTATGGACCACTTAAAGTACTTTGCGAACAGGAAGTTATCGAAGCATTTCCTGGCCGTTCTTTAATTGTTCGCCCTGGTTTAATCGTAGGTCCTCATGATCCAACAGATCGATTTACATATTGGCCAATGAGAATTGCAGCTGGAGGAAATGTTCTTGCTCCAGGAAAAAAAGATGCTCAAGTTCAATTTATAGATGCCCGTGATTTAGCAACATACATCGTTACTAGTGTTGAGAAGAAAGTGGTCGGTACTTACAATGTCACAGGACCCGACGAATTACTTACACTAGAGAGGTTTCTACTTACCTGTAAAACAGCCTTAAATAAGGAGACAGAATTTACATGGGTAGATGATAAATTTTTAGAAGAAAATAACGTTGGATTTTGGATGGAGTTGCCTCTTTATATTCCTAAGGAAAAAGGGTTAAGCGGTATGCTCTCAGTAAATATTAAGAAAGCATTACAAACAGGGCTTTCTATTACCCCACTTGAAAAGACCATTATTGATACTTTCCAATGGGATCAGTCTAGACAGTTACTAGAAACTGAGCGAAAAGCTGGTTTATCTTTCGCCAAGGAAAAAGAGGTCTTAACTAAGTTTAAGGAATTACTGAACAAACTCGAGTCATAA
- a CDS encoding putative polysaccharide biosynthesis protein has product MGSEILKGKKLWQGAIYLSLAAIIIKILSAVYRIPYQNIAGDVGFYVYQQIYPIYGIAIMLSTYGFPVIISKLISEKDDDRHLIMKNAFVSLSMISLVTFSFFYFNAPWIANVMGDEQLQLPLRTVSFIFIIIPLLSVLRGFFQGQEEMLPTAVSQVTEQFSRVCAILIFTYFFIINGYGPYAAGTGAALGSIIGGFIGFITLFIFYQKHQKNTAKGRQRNPLSYSMIKTILFQGIMICFSSLILVIFQFIDSLTVLRILVENGVAIDNAKIAKGVFDRGQPLIQMGTVITTSFSLVVVPLIAKVSLEGRQDLIQKYSSLAFRISFLIGGAASIGLAVIIEPTNIMLFKDSVDSQVLAIMGLAIFFTSIFLTTSAILHGLNKVHVTVSHVFIGLLVKGILNIILIPSHGTLGAATATVFACAVCASLNILTLRNIGALPKPSINRAIKTTISLVAMGMTVFLWISGSNFLFHEAMSSRLGNTFIALTSVAMGTIIFLLFIIALRLFSGEELEQIPKIRKLAVLMQFRKR; this is encoded by the coding sequence ATGGGAAGTGAGATATTAAAAGGGAAAAAGTTATGGCAAGGAGCCATCTACTTATCTCTTGCAGCAATTATCATAAAAATACTTAGTGCAGTCTATCGGATCCCATATCAAAATATCGCTGGTGATGTTGGGTTTTACGTTTACCAACAAATATATCCAATATATGGAATTGCTATCATGTTATCTACATACGGGTTTCCTGTCATTATTTCTAAGCTCATTTCTGAAAAAGACGATGATCGTCATTTAATTATGAAAAATGCGTTTGTTAGTTTATCGATGATTAGCTTAGTTACTTTTAGTTTTTTTTATTTTAATGCTCCTTGGATAGCGAATGTAATGGGAGATGAACAGTTACAATTGCCGTTACGCACAGTATCGTTTATTTTTATTATTATTCCATTACTCTCCGTGTTAAGGGGATTTTTCCAAGGGCAAGAAGAAATGTTGCCTACAGCTGTTTCTCAAGTAACTGAACAGTTCTCTCGTGTTTGTGCAATCTTGATTTTTACTTACTTTTTTATTATAAACGGTTATGGTCCGTATGCAGCTGGAACAGGGGCAGCACTTGGTTCAATTATTGGTGGCTTTATTGGCTTTATCACGCTCTTCATTTTTTACCAGAAGCATCAAAAAAACACTGCAAAAGGGCGGCAACGTAATCCATTATCCTATTCAATGATCAAAACAATTCTTTTTCAAGGTATTATGATTTGCTTTAGCAGTCTTATATTGGTCATTTTTCAATTCATAGATTCACTAACGGTATTGAGGATTTTAGTTGAGAACGGTGTAGCCATAGATAATGCTAAGATTGCCAAAGGTGTATTTGATCGTGGACAACCCCTTATCCAAATGGGTACAGTCATAACGACGTCTTTCTCATTAGTTGTTGTACCTTTAATTGCAAAGGTTAGTCTAGAAGGGCGCCAAGATTTAATCCAGAAGTATAGTAGCCTAGCCTTTCGGATTAGCTTTCTAATCGGAGGGGCAGCTTCAATAGGACTTGCCGTAATTATTGAACCAACAAACATCATGTTATTTAAAGACAGTGTAGATTCTCAAGTCCTTGCAATAATGGGGCTAGCCATCTTTTTCACATCGATCTTCTTGACGACATCAGCTATTTTACATGGCTTAAATAAAGTCCATGTTACTGTCAGCCATGTTTTCATCGGTTTACTTGTAAAAGGAATACTTAATATTATTCTAATACCGAGTCACGGCACACTAGGAGCAGCTACTGCAACAGTATTTGCTTGTGCAGTTTGTGCTAGCTTAAATATCCTTACACTTAGAAACATAGGTGCATTGCCTAAACCTTCTATTAATAGAGCGATAAAGACTACCATATCGTTAGTAGCAATGGGAATGACTGTGTTCTTATGGATAAGTGGAAGTAATTTTCTGTTTCATGAAGCGATGTCTAGTCGATTAGGTAACACGTTTATTGCTTTAACTAGCGTTGCTATGGGAACAATCATTTTTTTACTGTTTATTATTGCACTAAGGTTATTTTCAGGAGAGGAACTAGAACAAATACCTAAAATAAGAAAGCTTGCAGTACTGATGCAGTTTCGAAAAAGGTAA
- the mazG gene encoding nucleoside triphosphate pyrophosphohydrolase: MGKIVVLGLGAGDLEQMPLGVYHNLLKSENVFLRTKEHPVVKELEEQGFTYSSFDHIYENNEQFSDVYQEITSQLLEKAKKMDIVYAVPGHPFVAESTVQLLLQQSKDHQITVEVLGGQSFLDNLFQAVQIDPIEGCQIVDGTALKRAELQVRHHIVICQVYDAFVASEVKLTLMELLPDDYPVTIVTAAGSSHEKLLTVPLYELDHATTLNNLTAVYVPPVKDEEILYRDFDKLREVIAELRGPNGCPWDIKQTHQSLKKYLLEEAYEVLDAIDEENDEHLAEELGDVLLQVMLHAQIGEDDGMFTVDDVISAITEKMIRRHPHVFEAGNLNNEDEVIQQWDEIKKQEKLDNGQEEASILAGVPKSMPALYRAAKLQKKAAKVGFDWMDVAPIWMKVQEEIAEFMTETKQNNMERANKEFGDVLFAFVNLARFYKIDPELALQSTNEKFYNRFLYIEKKLQERGLTFEDVDLDYLDQIWEEAKKM; this comes from the coding sequence ATGGGAAAGATAGTTGTTTTAGGGTTAGGTGCTGGTGATTTAGAGCAAATGCCTTTAGGGGTTTATCATAATTTGTTGAAAAGTGAAAATGTATTTTTGCGAACTAAGGAACACCCTGTTGTGAAGGAATTGGAGGAGCAAGGCTTTACATATAGCTCATTTGATCACATTTACGAAAACAATGAACAGTTTAGTGATGTTTATCAAGAGATAACATCGCAACTGCTTGAAAAGGCAAAGAAAATGGATATTGTTTATGCGGTTCCAGGGCATCCTTTTGTTGCAGAAAGCACAGTGCAGCTATTGCTACAACAATCAAAAGACCATCAAATTACAGTTGAAGTACTAGGCGGTCAAAGCTTTCTAGATAATTTATTTCAAGCGGTTCAGATTGACCCGATTGAAGGCTGTCAAATTGTTGATGGAACGGCACTTAAACGAGCTGAATTACAAGTGAGGCACCATATCGTTATTTGCCAAGTATATGATGCGTTTGTTGCGAGTGAAGTAAAGTTAACATTAATGGAGCTATTACCTGATGACTATCCAGTGACAATTGTTACAGCAGCAGGAAGTAGTCATGAAAAGCTACTGACCGTTCCGTTATATGAGTTAGATCATGCAACAACCTTAAATAATTTAACAGCTGTTTATGTTCCACCAGTTAAAGATGAGGAAATATTATATCGCGACTTTGATAAATTGAGAGAAGTTATTGCCGAGTTACGGGGCCCTAATGGCTGTCCTTGGGATATAAAACAAACTCACCAGTCATTAAAGAAATATTTATTAGAAGAAGCTTACGAAGTGCTTGATGCTATTGATGAAGAAAATGACGAACATTTAGCTGAAGAGTTAGGAGATGTTCTCTTGCAAGTGATGCTTCATGCTCAAATCGGTGAAGACGATGGAATGTTCACGGTTGATGATGTTATTTCTGCTATTACAGAAAAAATGATTAGAAGACATCCCCATGTTTTTGAAGCAGGAAATTTAAACAACGAAGACGAAGTAATTCAGCAGTGGGATGAAATAAAGAAACAAGAAAAACTAGACAATGGTCAAGAAGAAGCGTCAATTTTAGCAGGAGTGCCAAAAAGTATGCCTGCTTTATACCGAGCGGCTAAGCTCCAAAAGAAAGCGGCGAAAGTTGGTTTTGATTGGATGGATGTTGCACCAATTTGGATGAAGGTACAAGAGGAAATCGCTGAATTTATGACGGAAACAAAACAAAACAATATGGAGCGAGCCAATAAAGAATTTGGTGATGTTCTTTTTGCTTTTGTAAACTTAGCTCGTTTCTACAAAATTGATCCTGAGTTAGCTCTACAATCCACAAATGAAAAATTTTATAATCGCTTTTTATATATTGAAAAAAAGCTCCAAGAGCGAGGACTTACCTTCGAAGACGTAGATTTAGATTATTTAGATCAAATTTGGGAAGAAGCGAAGAAAATGTAG
- a CDS encoding RNA-binding S4 domain-containing protein, with the protein MRLDKFLKVSRLIKRRTLAKEVSDQGRISINGIVAKASSTVKIGDELKVRFGQKIVTVRIDDIKETSKKEEAGNMYTIVSEEAVKEM; encoded by the coding sequence ATGAGATTAGATAAATTTTTAAAAGTATCGCGTTTAATTAAGCGTCGCACTTTAGCAAAAGAAGTTTCAGATCAAGGACGTATTTCGATTAATGGTATCGTAGCGAAAGCAAGCTCAACAGTTAAAATAGGCGATGAACTAAAGGTGCGATTCGGCCAAAAAATTGTTACTGTGAGAATTGATGACATAAAAGAAACGTCTAAAAAAGAAGAAGCAGGAAACATGTATACGATCGTAAGCGAAGAAGCAGTGAAAGAAATGTAG
- the yabP gene encoding sporulation protein YabP translates to MEQYEYSTQMGRDRKVKEHNITMRGRKNLDITGVKQVESFDNEEFLLETELGFLAIRGHNLHMKNLDVDQGVVSIEGKIYDLVYLDQQQNDKSKGFFGKLFK, encoded by the coding sequence ATGGAACAATACGAGTATAGTACCCAGATGGGAAGAGATAGAAAGGTTAAGGAACATAATATTACGATGCGTGGTAGGAAAAATTTAGATATTACAGGTGTAAAACAAGTAGAGAGCTTTGATAATGAAGAATTTTTATTAGAGACAGAGCTTGGTTTTTTAGCCATTAGAGGTCACAATCTTCATATGAAGAATTTAGATGTTGATCAGGGAGTAGTGTCCATCGAAGGAAAAATATATGACCTCGTATATTTAGATCAGCAACAAAATGACAAGTCTAAAGGATTCTTTGGGAAGTTATTCAAGTGA
- the yabQ gene encoding spore cortex biosynthesis protein YabQ: MSLTVQLQTMLAMVAMGGWLGIAIDTYSRLIRGRHWNKWITVINDSLFWILQGLFVFFVLLQINEGEMRFYILLALLCGYSCYRALLYTIYIKVLEAIIQGTIKTYKFIKSAIFILVINPTKEILKFLYKLCMMLLSFLITVIFFLLKVVYTPFLWVCKGIWRLMPKEKLQKFKNKLGFFTKMKNYIMRWFTKKGS, encoded by the coding sequence GTGAGCTTAACAGTTCAGTTACAAACAATGCTAGCAATGGTGGCTATGGGTGGATGGTTAGGGATAGCTATTGACACCTATAGCCGATTAATTCGAGGTCGTCATTGGAATAAATGGATTACAGTTATTAACGACAGTTTATTTTGGATTCTTCAAGGCCTTTTTGTATTTTTTGTGTTGTTACAAATTAATGAAGGTGAAATGAGGTTTTATATTTTACTAGCACTATTATGTGGATATTCATGCTACCGTGCACTTTTATATACTATTTATATAAAAGTTTTAGAAGCTATTATTCAAGGGACTATTAAGACCTATAAATTTATTAAGTCAGCAATCTTTATATTAGTCATAAATCCAACTAAAGAGATATTGAAGTTTTTATACAAGCTGTGTATGATGTTATTAAGCTTTTTAATTACAGTCATATTTTTCCTTTTGAAAGTGGTTTATACTCCGTTTTTATGGGTGTGTAAAGGAATTTGGCGTCTTATGCCGAAAGAAAAATTACAAAAATTTAAAAATAAACTAGGATTTTTCACAAAGATGAAGAACTATATAATGCGATGGTTTACAAAAAAAGGATCATAA
- a CDS encoding FtsB family cell division protein, with amino-acid sequence MKSAQQRKVRELNSHYIEQHETQMEQKSKSKKGLVRRLSALGVFVVFVIALTVITLHSQKTVLGEKIEKKQLLDQELAKLELVERDLRDEIENLNNLNYISEIARRDYYLSKPGEIIFKVTQSSSD; translated from the coding sequence ATGAAGAGCGCACAACAACGAAAAGTGAGAGAGCTGAACTCTCATTACATAGAACAGCATGAGACGCAAATGGAACAAAAGTCAAAAAGTAAAAAGGGTCTGGTTAGGCGCCTTAGTGCTTTGGGTGTATTTGTTGTATTTGTCATTGCTTTAACAGTAATTACCCTTCATTCGCAAAAAACGGTTCTCGGTGAAAAAATTGAGAAGAAGCAGTTACTTGACCAAGAATTAGCAAAATTAGAGCTAGTGGAAAGAGATTTGCGGGATGAAATAGAAAATTTGAACAATCTTAATTATATATCTGAGATTGCTAGAAGAGACTATTACTTATCTAAGCCGGGAGAAATTATCTTTAAAGTAACCCAATCTTCTTCAGATTGA